A region of Leptotrichia massiliensis DNA encodes the following proteins:
- the kdsB gene encoding 3-deoxy-manno-octulosonate cytidylyltransferase — protein sequence MKILGVIPARYASSRFEGKPLKDICGHTMIEWVYKRAKNADIDEIVVATDDERIFKVVEKFGGNVVMTAENHQNGTSRIIEVINKSEYENYDFIINIQGDEPLIDIESINILANNYRNEKSEIVTLKQEMKSQNEIENPNHVKVITDFDDNAIYFSRSVIPYERDKNNSQNIKYFKHVGIYGYTAKFLNELKNLKEGVLEKIESLEQLRFIENGYKIKVLETKSQVIGVDTQEDLKEAVKFITENGITLK from the coding sequence ATGAAAATATTGGGAGTGATACCAGCAAGATATGCGTCCAGCAGGTTTGAAGGGAAACCGCTTAAGGATATTTGCGGGCATACTATGATTGAATGGGTTTACAAAAGAGCAAAAAATGCGGATATTGATGAGATTGTTGTCGCTACAGATGATGAGAGGATTTTTAAGGTTGTAGAAAAGTTTGGAGGAAATGTGGTTATGACAGCTGAAAATCATCAGAATGGAACTTCCAGAATAATAGAAGTTATAAACAAAAGTGAGTATGAAAATTATGATTTTATTATAAATATTCAGGGAGATGAGCCGTTAATTGACATTGAGTCAATAAATATTTTAGCAAATAATTACAGAAATGAAAAATCAGAAATTGTTACATTAAAGCAGGAAATGAAATCTCAAAATGAAATTGAAAATCCAAATCATGTAAAAGTTATTACAGACTTTGATGATAATGCCATTTATTTTAGCCGTTCAGTAATTCCTTATGAGCGTGATAAGAATAATAGCCAAAATATTAAATATTTTAAACATGTTGGAATTTATGGATATACAGCGAAATTTTTAAATGAACTGAAAAATTTAAAGGAAGGTGTTTTGGAAAAGATAGAATCGCTTGAACAGCTTAGATTTATTGAAAATGGATATAAAATAAAAGTTTTAGAAACTAAGTCGCAGGTAATAGGAGTGGATACACAAGAGGATTTGAAAGAAGCTGTTAAATTTATAACTGAAAATGGAATAACATTAAAATAA
- a CDS encoding D-alanyl-D-alanine carboxypeptidase family protein — protein MYKKVKRVLVLGVLALFAALVYAEGEQETGTVSPKESNVTVREEKSKSSTSSTAKENTGSNEIEQATKRGNEKHSRHSKKKNHTLQSEEIGENFENQTGSKNNKEKENDKNKTAKKDDKTVPKKKLVQAIEHEHEGVSHYYGEVIKFIATTDGNVLKEKMSRQKHPIASLTKVMNILVALDQVDRGNAKLDDKVCFTPQIVNMGGSWLNAKAGDCYTLKDLLRAEIIYSANNAAYLVAHHISKGNLDNFVKLMNDKARELGMNDTRYYTPAGLPTSMTNKNMDISTAYDMYLLGRRAVRDERLRAWMKESELVLQNSEGEDVVYNNRNHLLDKFGIYGLKTGFHAQAGYNMIVSSKIGNLEIISVTLGNKTDDARTEDQKQEFTKLEGRMIPVYKEGQEIGSKFKIKNAEKKEIKGILSSNVYQLDNTNYKFKIKDLEVTAEKEGIAKGDVIGKLEVLSNDDKVVGTVDIVAQNDYKQLSLFGKILRFITFGLA, from the coding sequence ATGTATAAGAAAGTAAAAAGAGTTTTGGTTTTGGGAGTATTAGCGTTATTTGCAGCTTTAGTTTATGCGGAAGGAGAGCAAGAAACAGGTACAGTGTCTCCAAAAGAAAGTAATGTTACTGTTAGAGAAGAAAAGTCTAAAAGTTCAACAAGCTCAACTGCAAAAGAAAATACAGGATCTAATGAAATTGAGCAGGCAACAAAACGGGGAAATGAAAAGCATTCTAGACATAGTAAAAAGAAAAACCATACATTACAGTCTGAAGAAATTGGTGAAAATTTTGAGAATCAAACAGGTTCAAAAAATAATAAAGAAAAAGAAAATGATAAAAATAAGACAGCTAAAAAAGATGATAAAACAGTACCAAAGAAAAAACTTGTGCAGGCAATAGAACATGAGCATGAAGGAGTTTCGCACTATTATGGTGAAGTTATAAAATTTATTGCAACGACAGATGGAAATGTTTTGAAGGAAAAAATGTCAAGACAAAAACATCCCATTGCGTCACTTACAAAAGTTATGAATATTCTTGTAGCACTTGATCAAGTTGATAGAGGTAACGCAAAATTAGATGATAAAGTATGTTTTACACCACAAATAGTAAATATGGGAGGAAGCTGGTTAAATGCTAAAGCTGGAGATTGTTATACATTAAAAGACTTGCTTCGTGCAGAAATTATCTATTCAGCAAATAATGCTGCATATTTGGTGGCACATCATATTTCAAAAGGGAATCTTGATAATTTCGTAAAATTAATGAATGATAAAGCAAGAGAGCTTGGAATGAATGATACACGTTATTATACTCCAGCAGGATTGCCGACTTCGATGACTAATAAAAATATGGATATTTCAACAGCTTATGACATGTATTTGCTTGGAAGAAGAGCTGTAAGAGATGAAAGATTAAGAGCATGGATGAAAGAATCTGAACTTGTATTGCAAAATTCAGAAGGAGAAGATGTAGTCTATAACAATAGAAATCATTTACTTGATAAATTTGGAATTTATGGATTGAAAACAGGATTTCATGCACAAGCTGGGTATAATATGATTGTTTCGAGTAAAATTGGTAATTTGGAAATTATATCAGTTACACTTGGAAACAAAACTGATGATGCAAGAACCGAAGATCAAAAGCAAGAATTTACAAAGCTAGAAGGACGTATGATACCAGTTTACAAAGAAGGACAAGAAATCGGAAGCAAATTTAAAATTAAAAATGCAGAAAAAAAAGAAATAAAAGGTATTTTATCGAGTAATGTGTATCAACTTGATAATACAAATTATAAATTTAAAATAAAAGATTTAGAAGTTACCGCTGAAAAAGAAGGGATTGCCAAAGGCGATGTAATTGGGAAGCTTGAAGTGTTATCAAATGATGATAAAGTTGTGGGAACAGTTGATATTGTAGCACAAAATGATTATAAACAATTATCATTATTTGGAAAAATATTGAGATTTATAACTTTTGGATTAGCATAA
- a CDS encoding alpha-amylase, giving the protein MENGVMIQYFEWNLPNDGKHWQRLKDDAKHLSEIGVSGVWIPPAYKGTSQFDVGYGAYDLWDLGEFDQKGTVRTKYGTKQELIEAIEELHKYNINVYLDAVLNHKGGADETENFLAIEVDPEDRTVEITEPFEIEGWTKFTFPGRNDKYSAFKWNYNLFDGVDFDNKTGKTAIYKIVGENKDWDEGVDSELGNYDYLMNADIDFSHPEVREEVIRWGKWVVNELKIDGFRMDAVKHIKDEFIAEFLTQVRAAYGEEFYSVGEYWRNDLEKLKEYLDNVGYKTDLFDVGLHFNMYDASKKKKDYDLREIFEHTIVATNPMAAVTFVDNHDSQKGSALESQVDSWFIPHSHAIILLSKDGYPCLFYGDYYGVGGEKSPHQWIIDKLLEVRRIHAYGEQINHLDNPNVIAIQRTGRDEWTGCVAVLSNSEEEEEIQIELGKERAGQVWQEVTGSGYEDIVIDEEGNANFKVESEKISVWIQKS; this is encoded by the coding sequence ATGGAAAACGGAGTAATGATACAGTACTTTGAATGGAATTTGCCGAATGATGGGAAACATTGGCAAAGATTAAAGGATGATGCAAAACATCTAAGCGAAATTGGTGTAAGCGGAGTGTGGATTCCGCCAGCATATAAAGGAACTTCACAATTTGATGTGGGATATGGTGCCTATGATTTATGGGACTTAGGTGAATTTGACCAGAAAGGAACTGTCAGAACGAAATACGGGACAAAGCAGGAACTGATTGAAGCAATAGAAGAACTTCATAAATACAATATAAATGTATATTTGGACGCTGTTTTGAATCATAAGGGCGGAGCTGATGAAACAGAGAATTTTTTGGCGATAGAAGTTGACCCTGAAGACAGAACTGTGGAAATAACCGAGCCTTTTGAAATAGAAGGATGGACAAAGTTTACTTTTCCTGGAAGAAATGATAAATATTCTGCATTCAAGTGGAATTATAATCTTTTTGATGGTGTGGATTTTGATAACAAAACTGGTAAAACAGCAATTTATAAAATTGTTGGTGAAAATAAGGACTGGGATGAGGGAGTTGACTCTGAACTTGGAAATTATGACTATTTGATGAATGCCGATATTGACTTTTCACATCCTGAAGTGCGTGAAGAAGTAATCCGATGGGGTAAATGGGTTGTAAATGAGTTAAAAATTGATGGATTCAGAATGGATGCCGTAAAACATATAAAAGATGAGTTTATAGCTGAATTTTTGACACAAGTAAGAGCAGCTTATGGCGAAGAATTTTATTCTGTTGGAGAATACTGGCGAAATGATTTGGAAAAGTTGAAGGAATATCTGGATAATGTTGGTTATAAAACTGATTTATTCGATGTTGGGCTTCATTTTAATATGTATGATGCATCTAAAAAGAAAAAGGATTATGATTTAAGAGAAATTTTTGAACATACGATAGTGGCAACAAATCCGATGGCAGCTGTAACATTTGTAGATAATCATGATTCACAAAAGGGAAGTGCTTTAGAATCACAAGTTGACAGCTGGTTTATTCCTCATTCGCATGCTATAATATTATTATCAAAAGATGGCTATCCATGCCTGTTTTATGGCGATTACTACGGAGTGGGAGGAGAAAAAAGCCCGCATCAATGGATAATTGACAAACTTCTGGAAGTACGAAGAATCCATGCTTATGGAGAACAAATAAATCATCTGGATAATCCAAATGTAATTGCAATTCAAAGAACAGGAAGAGATGAGTGGACGGGCTGTGTAGCCGTACTTTCAAATTCTGAAGAGGAAGAAGAAATACAAATTGAGCTTGGAAAAGAGCGAGCTGGACAAGTTTGGCAGGAAGTTACAGGTAGTGGATATGAAGACATTGTAATAGATGAGGAAGGAAATGCTAACTTTAAAGTTGAAAGTGAAAAAATTTCTGTTTGGATACAGAAAAGTTAA